One genomic window of Gavia stellata isolate bGavSte3 chromosome 7, bGavSte3.hap2, whole genome shotgun sequence includes the following:
- the FKBP3 gene encoding peptidyl-prolyl cis-trans isomerase FKBP3, producing the protein MAATAGPAQPWSAEELRSEALPKKDIIKFLQEHAAQAFLAEHKLLGQVKNVAKTANKEQLIAAYTQLFHTQRFKGTDGAEKAAEKAKPAKAEEAKGKAAKPEEAAEEGPPKYTKSILKKGDKTNFPKKGDTVHCWYTGKLQDGTVFDTNIQTSSKKKKAAKPLSFKVGIGKVIRGWDEALLTMSKGEKAQLEIEPEWAYGKKGQPDAKIPPNAKLFFEVELVDIE; encoded by the exons ATGGCGGCGACGGCGGGTCCGGCGCAGCCCTGGAGCGCTGAGGAGCTGCGGAGCGAGGCGCTGCCCAAGAAGGATATCATCAAGTTCCTTCAGGAGCACGCAGCCCAGGCG TTCCTGGCCGAGCACAAGCTGCTGGGGCAGGTGAAGAACGTGGCCAAGACGGCGAATAAGGAGCAGCTGATCGCGGCCTACACGCAGCTCTTCCACACGCag CGGTTCAAGGGCACGGACGGCGCGGAGAAGGCGGCCGAGAAGGCGAAGCCCGCTAAGGCGGAGGAGGCCAAGGGGAAAGCGGCGAAGCCCGAGGAGGCCGCGGAGGAG GGGCCACCAAAGTAcacaaaatcaattttaaagAAGGGTGATAAAACCAACTTTCCGAAGAAAGGAGACACTGTTCATTGTTGGTATACAGGAAAACTACAGGATGGAACAGTCTTCGATACCAATATTCAGACAA gttcaaagaagaaaaaagcagccaaaCCTTTAAGTTTCAAAGTTGGCATAGGAAAAGTAATCAGAGGT tggGATGAAGCTCTCTTAACAATGAGTAAAGGAGAGAAGGCTCAACTGGAAATTGAACCTGAGTGGGCCTATGGCAAGAAAGGGCAGCCTGATGCTAA GATTCCACCAAATGCAAAACTTTTCTTTGAAGTGGAATTGGTGGATATCGAATGA
- the LOC104250500 gene encoding heme-binding protein 2 has protein sequence METGGCRMGGAEPGAPAMITLEDLDGMAEESPDSAYHSNGSSLEEEAERMEDEEQERLLSYWQSVGRGHQVDVPRDMAEPIQQLTRNNNPQERQTIPFTLIQRKEKLGDLLYEKRQYGKAKWACIKMKEKQYEQSICLGFMKLMRYICEQNSSGLYLGITIPIVTIVHTNESQSEMTQSVTVAYYLPEMLQDEPPHPFDSDITIEEWPSTIVYSRSFRGITNEDSIMREINLLAEILESPELYLQDTFIIAGYTNPAAANRHNEIWFLQRP, from the exons ATGGAGACGGGCGGCTGCCGCATGGGCGGCGCGGAGCCGGGCGCCCCGGCGATGATCACGCTGGAGGACCTGGACGGGATGGCGGAGGAGAGCCCCGACTCGGCGTACCACAGCAACggcagcagcctggaggaggaggcCGAGCGCATGGAGGACGAGGAGCAGGAGCGGCTGCTGAGCTACTGGCAGAGCGTGGGCAGGGGGCACCAGGTGGACGTGCCCCGGG ACATGGCAGAGCCAATTCAGCAGCTGACTAGAAATAACAATCCCCAGGAGAGACAGACCATCCCGTTTACTCTGATCCAGCGCAAAGAAAAG CTTGGAGATCTGCTTTATGAAAAACGTCAGTATGGAAAGGCCAAGTGGGCttgtataaaaatgaaagaaaaacagtacgAACAGAGCATATGCCTCGGATTCATGAAGCTTATGAGGTACATTTGTGAGCAGAATTCCTCAG GACTGTACTTGGGGATAACAATACCCATTGTGACCATAGTCCATACAAATGAATCTCAATCGGAGATGACACAGTCCGTGACAGTAGCGTACTACCTGCCTGAAATGCTGCAGGATGAGCCACCTCATCCTTTTGACTCTGACATAACCATTGAAGAATGGCCTTCTACTATTGTTTATAGCAg GAGCTTCAGAGGAATCACCAATGAAGATTCTATAATGAGAGAAATAAACCTGTTGGCGGAAATTCTGGAGAGTCCCGAGTTATATTTGCAGGATACATTCATCATCGCAGGATATACAAATCCAGCTGCTGCCAATCGACACAACGAGATATGGTTCCTTCAAAGACCATAG